The Sinomonas sp. P10A9 genome includes a window with the following:
- a CDS encoding YlxR family protein has translation MTQTHGQPLRTCIGCRRTAAQSELLRLVADPTDALRVIVDPRRRLPGRGAWLHPDQVCLKQAVKRRAFHRAFRSPVDARSVDDYFGTSVPAPVGTDTDLPEVHVESGSEI, from the coding sequence ATGACGCAGACACACGGTCAGCCTCTGCGAACCTGCATCGGATGCCGCCGCACCGCGGCCCAGTCGGAACTGCTCCGGCTGGTGGCGGATCCCACCGACGCCCTGCGCGTCATCGTGGATCCCCGCCGCCGGCTGCCCGGTCGCGGTGCTTGGCTGCATCCCGATCAGGTATGCCTGAAGCAAGCCGTCAAGCGGCGTGCTTTCCACCGTGCTTTCCGTAGCCCGGTGGATGCGCGCAGCGTCGATGACTACTTCGGCACTTCCGTCCCGGCTCCCGTCGGGACGGACACTGACCTTCCTGAGGTCCATGTTGAAAGCGGGTCAGAAATCTGA
- the truB gene encoding tRNA pseudouridine(55) synthase TruB, with protein MLSGLVIVDKPRGWTSHDVVGRVRRLAGTRKVGHAGTLDPMATGVLVVGINKATRLLSHIVGTEKTYTATIRLGQSTVTDDAEGEILKERIAAAVTEQQIREAAAQLTGRILQVPSSVSAIKVAGERSYARVRAGEEVALAPRPVTIFAFDVHGIRRERGGKVQDVDVTVRCSSGTYVRALARDLGAALGVGGHLTALRRTQVGPYAIEQARTLEQLAEDFALLPLSDAARSLLPVRELSGEETVELSFGRRIPATGSEELTAAFAPDGALVALLKDVAGQAKPELVFAAHGEDA; from the coding sequence GTGCTTTCTGGACTGGTGATCGTTGACAAACCGCGCGGGTGGACGAGCCACGACGTCGTGGGGAGGGTCCGCCGGCTCGCCGGCACCCGCAAGGTGGGCCACGCGGGGACCCTCGATCCCATGGCCACGGGCGTCCTCGTCGTCGGCATCAACAAGGCCACCCGTCTGCTCTCCCACATCGTGGGTACCGAGAAGACGTACACCGCCACGATCCGCCTGGGCCAGTCCACGGTCACCGATGACGCCGAGGGGGAGATCCTCAAGGAGCGCATCGCGGCTGCGGTCACGGAGCAGCAGATCCGCGAGGCCGCGGCCCAGCTCACGGGCCGCATCCTCCAGGTGCCGAGCAGCGTGAGCGCGATCAAGGTCGCCGGCGAGCGCTCCTATGCGCGTGTCCGCGCGGGGGAGGAGGTCGCTCTCGCGCCGCGTCCCGTGACCATCTTCGCGTTCGACGTCCACGGCATCCGGCGGGAACGGGGCGGGAAGGTCCAGGACGTCGACGTCACCGTACGGTGCTCGTCCGGCACGTACGTGCGTGCCCTCGCCCGCGACCTCGGCGCTGCCCTCGGAGTGGGTGGACACCTCACGGCACTGCGCCGCACGCAGGTCGGGCCCTACGCGATCGAGCAGGCCCGCACCCTCGAGCAGCTCGCCGAGGACTTCGCACTCCTTCCCCTCTCCGACGCCGCGCGCTCGCTCCTGCCCGTGCGCGAGCTCAGCGGCGAGGAGACGGTCGAGCTCTCCTTCGGCCGTCGCATCCCGGCGACAGGCTCGGAGGAGCTCACCGCCGCGTTTGCGCCCGACGGCGCGCTGGTCGCCCTCCTGAAGGACGTCGCCGGCCAGGCCAAGCCGGAGCTCGTGTTCGCCGCCCACGGAGAGGACGCCTGA
- the rimP gene encoding ribosome maturation factor RimP, which translates to MSEPDLPSQATPTQAGLDPHAGGEEARLSALLEPTVQARRLVLEAVTVKAAGKHRTVHVVVDLTDDQTGGVGLDVIAELSRELSDVMDADPRGQRQPYNLEVSSPGVARPLTEVRHWRRARGRLVKVNVIGGENVTGRLQEVTDGGIVVIPDLPAKKGVKPKSGEPVELPFEQIRSGRVEIEFTHLDDVDLDTDLDVEDPSLEDHQDTDNAEEA; encoded by the coding sequence ATGTCCGAGCCGGATCTGCCCTCGCAGGCCACCCCGACCCAGGCTGGGCTGGACCCGCACGCGGGCGGAGAGGAGGCACGCCTCTCTGCGCTCCTCGAGCCGACGGTCCAGGCACGCCGCCTCGTCCTCGAAGCCGTTACGGTAAAGGCCGCGGGGAAGCACCGCACGGTCCACGTCGTCGTCGACCTCACGGATGACCAGACCGGCGGCGTCGGCCTCGATGTCATCGCCGAGCTCTCGCGCGAACTCTCGGATGTCATGGATGCTGATCCGCGCGGACAGAGGCAGCCTTACAACCTTGAGGTCTCTTCGCCCGGCGTTGCCCGGCCGCTGACCGAGGTCCGCCATTGGCGCCGGGCCCGAGGGCGGCTCGTGAAGGTCAACGTGATCGGCGGCGAGAACGTGACCGGCAGGCTCCAGGAGGTGACGGACGGCGGGATCGTCGTCATACCGGACCTGCCTGCCAAGAAGGGCGTCAAGCCGAAGTCGGGCGAACCCGTCGAGCTTCCGTTTGAACAGATCCGCAGCGGCAGGGTCGAGATCGAGTTCACCCATCTCGACGACGTCGATCTGGACACAGACCTGGACGTCGAAGATCCGAGCCTGGAAGACCACCAGGACACCGACAACGCCGAGGAGGCCTAG
- a CDS encoding DUF4439 domain-containing protein, whose amino-acid sequence MNSTTPPSPDPARPDAGAARQESARRVRPWVWAVALGAAAVVGAGASLVAAPPPPATPPTASAAAMTRAHDDAARLAAMARLLARSPTVPDDAARRGALHAADVLDLQAGVLAASLPSPGPSTSASQGAVSGPSSESSSDVQDSPALVITGLSASAAARASDLRSVDGPTAALLASVAAGQALEAARYAHAAGAPIPAPTLTAPEPTATPPSAGQSTGSSTPSTASAGPATSSGGPSACSAPASQPQPQSMSPSQPRSPSQSPSATNSALPATQSLSPAPSDGAENGQSAFVAVEQAEQAAVWTYTVLAARTEAAARTSNLAAAGLHQAQLRSLVVLAERACAALPAPDAGFGLAADAGTPAQLAALEQSVAAAWSGLVGASTPDFRTTAAEGLLGAARRADAVGAQSTLEASAFPGHAAGRAEAEALGSAATRTASATSAAPSPGH is encoded by the coding sequence GTGAATTCCACCACCCCGCCCTCCCCTGACCCTGCGCGCCCCGATGCGGGCGCAGCGCGGCAGGAATCGGCCCGCCGCGTGCGGCCGTGGGTGTGGGCAGTTGCCCTCGGCGCCGCCGCCGTGGTCGGGGCAGGGGCCTCCCTTGTCGCAGCGCCTCCCCCACCGGCAACGCCGCCTACCGCGAGCGCGGCCGCGATGACACGGGCGCACGACGACGCCGCTCGCCTTGCTGCGATGGCTCGCCTCCTCGCCCGCTCCCCGACCGTGCCTGACGACGCCGCGCGGCGGGGCGCGCTGCACGCGGCTGACGTCCTAGACCTCCAGGCGGGCGTTCTCGCGGCCTCGCTCCCCTCACCGGGCCCCTCAACGAGCGCGTCCCAGGGCGCTGTCTCAGGCCCTTCCTCGGAGTCGTCGTCCGACGTCCAGGATTCCCCCGCCCTCGTGATCACCGGGCTCTCCGCGAGCGCGGCTGCACGCGCGTCGGACCTCCGCTCGGTCGACGGGCCGACGGCAGCCCTTCTCGCATCTGTCGCGGCCGGCCAGGCGCTCGAGGCCGCCCGCTACGCCCATGCGGCAGGGGCACCAATTCCCGCCCCCACGCTGACGGCTCCTGAACCCACCGCAACTCCGCCCTCGGCCGGTCAGAGCACCGGGTCTTCCACCCCCAGCACAGCATCCGCCGGCCCGGCCACCTCGTCGGGGGGCCCGAGCGCGTGCTCGGCGCCGGCATCGCAGCCGCAGCCGCAGTCAATGTCGCCGTCACAGCCGCGGTCGCCATCGCAGTCACCGTCGGCCACGAACTCTGCGCTTCCCGCGACGCAGTCACTGTCGCCGGCCCCGTCGGACGGCGCGGAAAACGGACAGTCGGCCTTCGTGGCGGTGGAGCAGGCGGAGCAGGCCGCCGTTTGGACGTACACAGTGCTGGCCGCCCGAACTGAGGCGGCCGCCCGCACGTCCAATCTGGCTGCGGCGGGCCTGCACCAGGCGCAGCTCCGCTCACTGGTCGTGCTGGCCGAGCGCGCGTGTGCGGCCCTGCCCGCGCCGGACGCCGGCTTCGGCCTTGCAGCCGACGCGGGCACCCCGGCCCAGCTCGCGGCCCTCGAGCAGTCGGTCGCCGCGGCGTGGTCCGGTCTCGTAGGTGCCAGCACCCCTGACTTCCGCACCACGGCGGCCGAGGGCCTGCTCGGGGCGGCGCGCCGCGCCGATGCGGTGGGGGCGCAGTCCACGCTCGAAGCATCGGCCTTCCCGGGACACGCCGCCGGCCGGGCTGAGGCCGAGGCGCTGGGCAGCGCCGCCACACGGACCGCTTCCGCCACGTCCGCGGCGCCGAGCCCCGGCCACTGA
- the infB gene encoding translation initiation factor IF-2: MAKVRVHELAKELGITSKDAVAKLAELGEFVRSASSTIEAPVVKKLRDAYPADGGKSGAKASDRPARPASRPSAAAPTPGPARPAPAPAPAPAPAAKAETPAPARPAPQRPAAAPRPAAEQTRTAPQAGSEAPRPAARPAEGSPSPRPASGARPGATPGPRPSGPRPGNNPFSSSQGMQRSGRDSERAPRPGNNPFASSQGMPRPGGGRDGDRPGGPRPAAPRPAGGTAGIPRPGAPRPGAPRPGAPRPGAPRPGGPRPGAPRPGGGPGGARPNPGMMPPRTDRPQPGGARPAGTGGRGPGRPGGAPGTGGGAPAGGGFGKGGRGRGGTQGAFGKGGAGRGKQRKSKRAKRQELEQMSAPSLGGVSVPRGDGSTIVRLRRGSSITDFAEKIDANPASLVTVLFHLGEMATATQSLDEETFSVLGAELGYKIQVVSPEDEERELLESFDIDLEAELDAETDEDLEKRPAVVTVMGHVDHGKTRLLDAIRNTNVVEGEHGGITQHIGAYQIAFEHDGQERKLTFIDTPGHEAFTAMRARGAQVTDIAVLVVAADDGVMPQTVEALNHAQAAGVPIVVAVNKIDKEGANPEKIRGQLTEYGLVPEEYGGDTMFVDVSARQSLNIDELLSAVLLTADAALDLRANPNKDARGVAIEANLDKGRGAVATVLVQSGTLHVGDNMVAGTAHGRVRAMFDEDGESVETATPSRPVQVLGLSSVPRAGDTFLVTEDERTARQIAEKREAADRNAQLAKRRKRISLEDFDQAVAEGKIDTLNLILKGDVSGAVEALEDSLLKIDVGEDVQLRVIHRGVGAITQNDVNLATVDNAIIIGFNVKPAERVADLADREGVDMRFYSVIYAAIDDIELALKGMLKPEYEEVQLGTAEVREIFKSSKFGNIAGSIVRSGLIRRNAKARVLRNGTVVGDKLTIESLKRFKDDATEVREGFECGIGLGSFNDLQLEDIIETFEMREKPRV; this comes from the coding sequence GTGGCCAAGGTCCGCGTACACGAGCTCGCCAAGGAGCTCGGTATCACCTCCAAGGACGCCGTTGCCAAGCTCGCAGAGCTCGGCGAATTCGTGCGTTCTGCGTCCTCGACGATCGAGGCGCCCGTCGTGAAGAAGCTTCGCGACGCTTACCCCGCCGACGGCGGAAAGTCGGGTGCGAAGGCAAGCGATAGGCCTGCCCGACCCGCCTCCCGGCCCTCCGCTGCGGCACCGACCCCCGGTCCCGCGCGTCCGGCACCGGCCCCTGCGCCCGCACCGGCTCCGGCAGCGAAGGCCGAGACGCCTGCTCCCGCACGCCCGGCTCCGCAGCGTCCCGCCGCCGCTCCGCGTCCCGCTGCTGAGCAGACGCGCACCGCGCCCCAGGCGGGCTCCGAGGCTCCCCGCCCGGCCGCCCGCCCCGCAGAAGGCTCGCCGTCGCCGCGTCCCGCCTCGGGTGCGCGCCCCGGCGCGACTCCCGGCCCGCGGCCCAGCGGACCGCGCCCCGGCAACAACCCGTTCTCGTCCTCCCAGGGCATGCAGCGCTCCGGCCGTGACAGTGAGCGCGCGCCCCGTCCGGGGAACAACCCGTTCGCGTCCTCCCAGGGCATGCCCCGTCCCGGTGGCGGACGTGACGGTGACCGCCCCGGTGGTCCGCGTCCGGCCGCTCCCCGCCCTGCAGGCGGCACGGCAGGCATCCCGCGCCCGGGGGCCCCGCGTCCCGGCGCGCCTCGCCCCGGTGCTCCCCGCCCTGGCGCTCCCCGTCCGGGCGGACCCCGCCCGGGTGCTCCGCGTCCCGGCGGCGGCCCGGGCGGCGCACGCCCGAACCCCGGCATGATGCCTCCCCGCACGGATCGTCCGCAGCCCGGTGGCGCCCGCCCCGCGGGCACTGGCGGTCGCGGTCCGGGCCGTCCGGGCGGCGCGCCCGGTACGGGTGGAGGCGCTCCCGCTGGGGGCGGCTTCGGCAAGGGCGGCCGCGGACGCGGCGGCACGCAGGGAGCCTTCGGCAAGGGCGGCGCCGGCCGCGGCAAGCAGCGCAAGTCGAAGCGCGCGAAGCGCCAGGAACTGGAGCAGATGAGCGCACCGTCGCTCGGCGGCGTCTCGGTGCCCCGCGGCGACGGCTCCACGATTGTGCGCCTGCGCCGTGGCTCCTCGATCACAGACTTCGCCGAGAAGATCGATGCGAACCCCGCCTCGCTCGTGACGGTGCTGTTCCACCTCGGTGAGATGGCCACCGCCACCCAGTCCCTCGACGAGGAAACCTTCTCGGTGCTCGGCGCGGAACTCGGCTACAAGATCCAGGTCGTCTCGCCGGAGGACGAGGAGCGCGAGCTGCTCGAGTCCTTCGACATCGACCTCGAGGCCGAGCTGGATGCGGAGACCGACGAGGACCTCGAGAAGCGCCCGGCCGTTGTGACCGTCATGGGCCACGTCGACCACGGCAAGACCCGCCTCCTCGACGCCATCCGCAACACCAATGTGGTGGAGGGCGAGCACGGCGGCATCACGCAGCACATCGGTGCGTACCAGATCGCGTTCGAGCATGACGGCCAGGAGCGCAAGCTGACGTTCATCGACACCCCGGGCCACGAGGCGTTCACCGCCATGCGTGCCCGTGGTGCGCAGGTCACCGACATCGCGGTCCTCGTGGTCGCGGCGGATGACGGCGTGATGCCCCAGACCGTCGAGGCGCTCAACCACGCCCAGGCGGCCGGCGTGCCGATCGTCGTGGCGGTGAACAAGATCGACAAGGAGGGCGCGAACCCGGAGAAGATCCGCGGTCAGCTCACCGAGTACGGCCTCGTTCCCGAGGAATACGGTGGCGACACGATGTTCGTGGATGTCTCGGCCCGCCAGAGCCTGAACATCGACGAGCTGCTCTCCGCGGTCCTCCTCACGGCAGACGCTGCGCTCGACCTCCGCGCGAACCCGAACAAGGACGCGCGCGGTGTGGCCATCGAGGCCAACCTCGACAAGGGCCGCGGCGCCGTGGCGACCGTGCTCGTCCAGTCCGGAACGCTCCACGTCGGCGACAACATGGTTGCAGGCACTGCCCACGGCCGTGTCCGCGCGATGTTCGACGAGGACGGCGAGTCCGTCGAGACCGCGACGCCGTCGCGACCGGTCCAGGTCCTGGGCCTGTCCTCGGTGCCGCGTGCAGGCGACACGTTCCTCGTGACCGAGGATGAGCGCACGGCACGCCAGATCGCTGAGAAGCGTGAGGCGGCCGACCGCAACGCGCAGCTGGCCAAGCGCCGCAAGCGCATCAGCCTGGAGGACTTCGACCAGGCAGTGGCCGAGGGCAAGATCGACACCCTCAACCTCATCCTCAAGGGCGATGTGTCGGGTGCCGTCGAAGCACTCGAGGACTCGCTGCTCAAGATCGATGTGGGCGAGGACGTCCAGCTCCGTGTCATCCACCGCGGCGTCGGCGCGATCACCCAGAACGACGTCAACCTCGCAACGGTCGACAACGCGATCATCATCGGCTTCAATGTCAAGCCGGCCGAACGCGTCGCCGATCTCGCGGACCGCGAGGGCGTGGACATGCGCTTCTACTCGGTCATCTACGCGGCGATCGATGACATCGAGCTCGCGCTCAAGGGCATGCTCAAGCCGGAGTACGAGGAGGTCCAGCTCGGCACCGCAGAGGTCCGGGAGATCTTCAAGTCCTCCAAGTTCGGCAACATCGCCGGCTCGATCGTCCGCAGCGGCCTCATCCGCCGCAATGCGAAGGCCCGCGTGCTGCGCAACGGCACGGTGGTCGGCGACAAGCTCACCATCGAGTCGCTCAAGCGGTTCAAGGATGATGCGACCGAGGTCCGAGAGGGCTTCGAGTGCGGTATCGGGCTCGGGTCGTTCAACGACCTCCAGCTCGAGGACATCATCGAGACGTTCGAGATGCGCGAGAAGCCGCGCGTCTGA
- the nusA gene encoding transcription termination factor NusA, giving the protein MDIDMSALRLLERERDIPVEKLIPTIEQALLLAYHKSPGAIEHARAEVDRKSGHVTIWAVEEDDDGNAVGEFDDTPAGFGRIAATTARQVILQRLRDVEDDNVLGEFKGREGELVAGLIQQGHNPSMVQVNLGAVEAVLPPPEQVPGEKYLHGSRIRAYVVDVHRGMKGPSITLSRSHPGLVKKLFELEVPEIADHSVEIVAIAREAGHRTKIAVRALVPGVNAKGACIGEMGSRVRAVMTELNDEKIDIVDFNDSPASFIANALSPSKVTSVTIVDEATRSARVLVPDYQLSLAIGKEGQNARLAAKLTGWRIDIGSDAQA; this is encoded by the coding sequence GTGGACATCGACATGAGCGCGCTGCGCCTGCTGGAGCGAGAGCGGGACATCCCCGTCGAGAAGCTCATTCCGACGATCGAGCAGGCGCTTCTGCTTGCCTACCACAAGTCGCCGGGTGCGATTGAGCACGCCCGCGCCGAGGTGGACCGCAAGAGCGGCCACGTGACGATCTGGGCGGTGGAGGAGGACGACGACGGCAACGCCGTCGGCGAGTTCGACGACACCCCTGCTGGCTTCGGCCGGATTGCGGCCACCACCGCCCGTCAGGTCATCCTCCAGAGGCTGCGTGACGTCGAGGACGACAACGTGCTGGGCGAGTTCAAGGGCCGCGAAGGTGAGCTCGTGGCCGGCCTCATCCAGCAGGGCCACAATCCCAGCATGGTCCAGGTGAACCTCGGCGCCGTCGAGGCCGTCCTCCCGCCGCCGGAGCAGGTGCCCGGCGAGAAGTACCTGCACGGGTCGCGGATCAGGGCCTACGTCGTTGATGTCCACCGAGGCATGAAAGGCCCGTCCATCACGCTCTCGCGTTCGCACCCGGGGCTCGTGAAGAAGCTGTTCGAGCTCGAGGTCCCCGAGATCGCAGACCACAGCGTGGAGATCGTCGCAATAGCGCGTGAGGCCGGGCACCGGACCAAGATCGCGGTCCGCGCCCTCGTGCCAGGCGTCAACGCCAAGGGTGCGTGCATCGGGGAGATGGGCTCGCGTGTCCGCGCGGTCATGACAGAGCTCAACGACGAGAAGATCGACATCGTCGACTTCAACGACTCGCCGGCGTCGTTCATCGCGAACGCCCTTTCGCCGTCGAAGGTCACGAGCGTGACGATCGTCGATGAGGCGACCCGTTCGGCCCGCGTGCTCGTCCCCGATTACCAGCTCTCGCTCGCGATCGGCAAGGAGGGCCAGAACGCCCGCCTCGCCGCCAAGCTCACCGGCTGGCGTATCGACATCGGATCCGACGCTCAGGCCTGA
- a CDS encoding VIT1/CCC1 transporter family protein, whose protein sequence is MSSDSATQLHPEPQGTDLAAKLNWLRAGVLGANDGIVSVAAVVVGVAGVTTNNGPILAAGLAAVVGGAISMALGEYVSVSSQSDSQKDLIAKETRELREQPAEEFEELVGLYKHKGLSEETARTVAKELTENDPLRAHLDIELGIDPEEIVSPWHAAFASAVSFLIGSILPMLTILLAPASFRVPLTFVIVLIALAITGWVGAWIGGGSRGRASFRVVIGGAIALAATFGLGSLLGTTGIA, encoded by the coding sequence ATGAGCAGCGATTCAGCCACGCAACTCCACCCCGAGCCCCAGGGCACCGATCTGGCGGCCAAGCTCAACTGGCTCCGGGCGGGCGTCCTCGGCGCTAACGACGGCATCGTGTCCGTCGCGGCCGTCGTCGTCGGCGTCGCGGGCGTGACCACGAACAACGGCCCGATCCTCGCCGCGGGCCTGGCCGCCGTCGTCGGCGGTGCCATCTCTATGGCGCTCGGCGAGTACGTCTCCGTCAGCAGCCAGAGCGACAGCCAGAAGGACCTCATCGCGAAGGAAACCCGCGAGCTCCGCGAGCAGCCGGCCGAGGAGTTCGAGGAGCTCGTGGGCCTGTACAAGCACAAGGGCCTCTCCGAGGAGACAGCGCGGACGGTGGCGAAGGAACTCACCGAGAACGACCCGCTCCGGGCGCACCTCGACATCGAGCTCGGCATCGACCCGGAAGAAATCGTGAGCCCGTGGCACGCTGCCTTCGCGTCGGCCGTCTCGTTCCTCATCGGCTCCATCTTGCCGATGCTCACGATCCTCCTCGCGCCGGCCAGCTTCAGGGTCCCGCTGACGTTCGTCATCGTGCTGATCGCGCTCGCCATCACCGGGTGGGTCGGCGCCTGGATCGGCGGCGGCTCCCGGGGCCGTGCCTCATTCCGGGTCGTCATCGGTGGAGCGATAGCCCTCGCCGCGACCTTCGGACTCGGCAGCCTGCTCGGGACTACAGGCATCGCGTGA
- the rbfA gene encoding 30S ribosome-binding factor RbfA yields MADPARAARLAQRIKVLVAEALRKAVKDERAEAITITDARVTNDLQHATVYYTVLGDSAAAEGAQDVLEAKKGVLRREVGRNLTIRLTPTLEFVADEIPVNASHLEDLLRQAKERDAEVARLAEGARHAGDADPYRQDSASDEASADADYDGEDESDSVELHED; encoded by the coding sequence ATGGCCGACCCGGCCCGTGCTGCGCGACTCGCGCAGCGGATCAAGGTGCTCGTCGCCGAGGCGCTGCGCAAGGCCGTCAAGGACGAGCGCGCCGAGGCGATCACCATCACCGACGCCCGCGTCACCAATGACCTCCAGCACGCCACGGTCTACTACACCGTGCTCGGCGACTCTGCCGCCGCCGAGGGCGCTCAGGACGTGCTCGAGGCCAAGAAGGGCGTGCTCCGCCGCGAGGTGGGGCGCAACCTGACGATCCGGCTCACGCCGACGCTCGAGTTCGTCGCGGATGAGATCCCCGTCAACGCCTCGCACCTCGAGGACCTGCTGCGGCAGGCCAAGGAGCGGGATGCCGAGGTGGCCCGTCTCGCCGAGGGTGCGCGGCACGCAGGCGACGCCGACCCGTACCGCCAGGACTCGGCGTCGGACGAGGCCTCGGCTGACGCGGACTACGACGGCGAGGACGAGTCGGACAGCGTGGAGCTCCACGAGGACTGA
- the rpsO gene encoding 30S ribosomal protein S15, which produces MALDPAVKQEIIKEYATKEGDTGSPEVQIAVLTKRIKDLTEHMKQHKHDFHTQRGLLALVGRRKRMLSYLHDTDIARYRSLIERLGLRR; this is translated from the coding sequence ATGGCTTTGGATCCCGCCGTCAAGCAGGAAATCATCAAGGAATACGCGACGAAGGAAGGCGACACCGGGTCTCCCGAGGTCCAGATCGCCGTCCTGACCAAGCGGATCAAGGACTTGACTGAGCACATGAAGCAGCACAAGCACGACTTCCACACCCAGCGCGGCCTGCTCGCGCTCGTGGGTCGCCGCAAGCGCATGCTCTCCTACCTGCACGACACGGATATCGCCCGCTACCGTTCGCTCATCGAGCGTCTCGGCCTGCGCCGATAG
- a CDS encoding bifunctional riboflavin kinase/FAD synthetase has translation MVLIWHGVDEIPTDFGPTAVTIGNFDGVHRGHQQVLATLKSTARHSGSRSVAVTFDPHPAQVHRPDTAPDLIMGIEDRLAAIAAHGVDAILVLHYTLAFAQQSAEEFVRGIFVDALRASHVVVGHDVRFGRGNSGDLATMEELGARFGFEVVVVEEFTEQASAAEARAGASLADGAAHSAQDLDDDAERRRCSSTWVREALDAGDVRTAAEILGRTHMMHGEVVHGAARGRALGFPTANLAHDSVGHIPADGIYAGWLVDQSGTRWPAAISVGSNPTFAGVARQVEAHVIDRPDEAPEAFDLYGQRVAVEFVDRLRGMVAYRGPEALVDQMKLDVDQARRVLAGVGSGA, from the coding sequence ATGGTCTTGATCTGGCACGGAGTGGACGAGATTCCCACGGATTTCGGGCCAACGGCCGTCACCATCGGCAACTTCGACGGCGTGCACCGCGGCCACCAGCAGGTCCTCGCCACACTGAAGTCCACCGCGCGCCACAGCGGCAGCCGTTCCGTGGCCGTCACCTTCGACCCCCACCCTGCGCAGGTCCACCGTCCCGATACCGCACCGGATCTCATCATGGGCATCGAGGACCGGTTGGCCGCCATCGCCGCCCACGGGGTCGACGCGATCCTCGTCCTCCACTACACCCTCGCATTCGCCCAGCAGAGCGCCGAGGAGTTCGTGCGCGGGATCTTCGTCGACGCGCTGCGCGCCTCGCACGTGGTGGTGGGACACGATGTCCGCTTCGGACGCGGCAACTCCGGTGATCTCGCCACGATGGAGGAGCTCGGCGCGCGGTTCGGTTTCGAGGTCGTCGTCGTCGAGGAGTTCACGGAGCAGGCGTCGGCCGCAGAGGCACGCGCCGGGGCGTCGCTCGCCGACGGCGCAGCGCACTCCGCGCAGGACCTGGACGACGACGCCGAGCGGCGCCGCTGCTCGTCCACCTGGGTGCGGGAGGCTCTCGATGCGGGTGACGTCCGGACCGCCGCCGAGATCCTCGGGCGGACGCACATGATGCACGGCGAGGTGGTCCACGGCGCCGCTCGCGGCCGCGCCCTGGGTTTCCCGACCGCCAATCTGGCCCACGATTCGGTGGGCCACATCCCTGCCGATGGGATCTACGCGGGCTGGCTCGTCGACCAGTCCGGGACGCGCTGGCCAGCCGCGATCTCGGTCGGCTCGAACCCTACCTTCGCTGGGGTCGCACGGCAGGTCGAGGCGCACGTGATCGACCGGCCGGATGAGGCCCCCGAGGCTTTCGACCTGTACGGGCAGAGGGTCGCCGTCGAGTTCGTTGACCGCCTCCGCGGCATGGTCGCGTACCGCGGACCGGAGGCCCTCGTCGACCAGATGAAGCTCGACGTCGATCAGGCCCGCCGAGTTCTGGCCGGGGTCGGCTCAGGGGCTTAA